One segment of Apus apus isolate bApuApu2 chromosome 1, bApuApu2.pri.cur, whole genome shotgun sequence DNA contains the following:
- the NAA50 gene encoding N-alpha-acetyltransferase 50 isoform X2, which translates to MKGRIELGDVTPHNIKQLKRLNQVIFPVSYNDKFYKDVLEVGELAKLAYFNDIAVGAVCCRVDHSQNQKRLYIMTLGCLAPYRRLGIGTKMLNHVLNICEKDGTFDNIYLHVQISNESAIDFYRKFGFEIIETKKNYYKRIEPADAHVLQKNLKASCLGQNTDVQKTDN; encoded by the exons CCGGATCGAGCTGGGAGATGTGACGCCACACAACATTAAGCAGCTGAAGAGGCTAAACCAGGTCATTTTTCCTGTCAGCTACAATGACAAGTTCTACAAGGACGTACTGGAGGTTGGCGAGCTAGCCAAATTAG cctaTTTCAATGATATTGCAGTGGGAGCAGTGTGCTGTAGAGTAGATCACTCCCAGAACCAGAAGAGACTGTACATCATGACACTCGGATGCCTGGCACCCTACCGAAGGCTAGGAATAG GAACTAAAATGTTGAATCATGTCTTAAACATCTGTGAAAAAGATGGCACTTTTGACAACATCTATCT GCATGTCCAGATCAGCAATGAGTCTGCAATTGACTTCTACAGAAAGTTTGGCTTTGAGATCATTGAGACGAAGAAAAACTATTACAAGAGGATAGAGCCCGCAGATGCTCACGTGCTGCAGAAAAACCTCAAAGCCTCTTGTCTTGGCCAGAACACAGATGTGCAAAAGACCGACAACTGA
- the NAA50 gene encoding N-alpha-acetyltransferase 50 isoform X1 — protein MKGSRIELGDVTPHNIKQLKRLNQVIFPVSYNDKFYKDVLEVGELAKLAYFNDIAVGAVCCRVDHSQNQKRLYIMTLGCLAPYRRLGIGTKMLNHVLNICEKDGTFDNIYLHVQISNESAIDFYRKFGFEIIETKKNYYKRIEPADAHVLQKNLKASCLGQNTDVQKTDN, from the exons TAGCCGGATCGAGCTGGGAGATGTGACGCCACACAACATTAAGCAGCTGAAGAGGCTAAACCAGGTCATTTTTCCTGTCAGCTACAATGACAAGTTCTACAAGGACGTACTGGAGGTTGGCGAGCTAGCCAAATTAG cctaTTTCAATGATATTGCAGTGGGAGCAGTGTGCTGTAGAGTAGATCACTCCCAGAACCAGAAGAGACTGTACATCATGACACTCGGATGCCTGGCACCCTACCGAAGGCTAGGAATAG GAACTAAAATGTTGAATCATGTCTTAAACATCTGTGAAAAAGATGGCACTTTTGACAACATCTATCT GCATGTCCAGATCAGCAATGAGTCTGCAATTGACTTCTACAGAAAGTTTGGCTTTGAGATCATTGAGACGAAGAAAAACTATTACAAGAGGATAGAGCCCGCAGATGCTCACGTGCTGCAGAAAAACCTCAAAGCCTCTTGTCTTGGCCAGAACACAGATGTGCAAAAGACCGACAACTGA